TTAATGTCTGCTGTATGTTCACCAGTCCTTTGTATATTGGGAATACATCGTGAACAAAACAGGTGTCAatctctgctctcatggaacATGAGCCTAAGCCCTACCTTCTCCTTGGAACAATTAATGCCTAGACATCTGGTGAATAAGTAAGATTGGACATCCAGGACTCTCTTTGAATGTAGGACCCAAGAAAACTGTAGGAAAGAACTCATtccaagggaaaaaggaaaagggccCCCAATATTTTCCCAGCTAGTCATCAAAGACTTGGTCATCCAAAGGTCAGGATGATGCACGTACATCAACCAGAGTGAAGTCCAACAATCAGGTTTGTTTCCTGGCCCCACCCTGACTGCCTCCTTTGACTGACTTATACTGCGAACCCAGAGGGTCTGCAGCTCACCCACCCTTTGGCACATCAACTTCTTGCTGCCGCATTTGAAACAGACTGAGAAATGCTTAGAAGCTTTGAGAGAGGCAAGATTCCTATAGGGATGTAGCAAGTGGGCACTTTCTTGACACTGTCTGTTTTCCAGGGCCTGAAAACAAGAGTGCCGCgtaaaatgaaaatgggatttaTGCAAATATGCTTCTATTTTCCTGGCGATTAATACTCAGATTTAAATCATATGAATAACTGTAAGTAAAATTTAGCTTCACACTTAAAAAGCATGTTAATTTCAGGGACAGAAAGGGTGATCAGACTCTCTTGctagtttatatttttcctttgtagacGATAAGCAATCATTATAATTTAAGACCTGACATTTTCAAGCATATATCTAAATTTCAAAACTATGTTTGCAGATACAGTttgtacaataaaaatattacatttcgTTGACCGTCTATTTGAGAAGTGTCTTCTCACCAATGCACTGAGGAAGTTGGGTCCATGATCCACTTATACATGTAATTGATTTCTGTCCAATCATTGTGAATCCTTCTCTGCAATTGAACTCCACTGAATCTCCATGGTGATAGGGAGGGTTAGAAGTCTGAACAGCGTAGCCATAATTAAGTTCTGGTATATCTCCACATGTAGTCTCCACCTCtgtgaaaatttcagaaaaatatgtttacttataaaatataatttatgtgtttctataaatataaaaggttggtttattttaaatatgaatatattttatacattaccAATACAAATAGGCAAGTCTGTCCACCGTCCATCAACACACTGAATTTTATTAAAACCCTTCATCAGAAATCTAGGATTGCACACATATTCCACCAAATCGTTGTGTTCgtagttttctttctgtgtttctttaacTTTCCCGTTAAGGAGTTGAGGAGGTGGAGAACACTCTTTTGTTTGCTCTACAGGAGAAATAATGTGTAAATAATGATCAAATTACCTATTTcacaacttaaaaaacaataaaatggagagttttttctttaatttatattatttataatgaacTTTATTATAGCCTTCTtaagtaatgaaaaagaaatagtgcTTAAACTAGAAACATATTTCCCAgttcttctttcaaaatttttactttagagagacagagagcacaagtgggggagatgggcagagagagagagagagaatcttcaggaGACtctatgctcagcgtggagcccaacatggggctcgattccatgacccagggatcatgacctgagatgaagtgcAGAGTGAAATGCTCAACAATTGAGCCACCGTGGCACCCTAACCCAGTGCTATTACTTACACTGAAGTAGTATATTGGAAGTGTACTGAAACtcagaaaacatgtttaaaaatctaGATATTCTAAAGATGTATGCAAACCAATGCCTCAATATGGTTGTGTAAATTATCTCAATATTCATATTCCACAGCAGTTATCAAAACTGTTTGAAAAAATGCCAGTGTTTGAGGCaagcatttttttattaaatcttttaatgtttattcatttttgagagacagagcataagcaggggagagacagagagagagggagacagaatccgacgcaggctccagcgttcaagctgttagcacagagctagacatggggctcgaactcacaaacagcgagatcatgacctgagcggaagtctgatgcttaaccgactgagccactgaagtgCCCCTAGGTAAGCATTTTATCAACATATTTTAACTTTGATTAAGCCATACATGTGGTTGAATTCCCTGAATTGAGTATAAATTGCTTGAATACTGTTTAGATGACCTAACGAAACCTGAAGTAAGGCCCATGCTATAGTTTCAATATTAATGATGGAAATGTAGGCAAGAAGAAAAGTAACAAACATGTAAGGCATCGTATATGTATCTATGGATAATGCCACTACATATATCAAGAAACAATCGaagattaatttcttaaaaaagaaaatctgagataTCTATTACCCAACACATATCCCGGTTTAATGCATTAGATTACAAACACAGAGACTTGAAGCCAACAAAAATTAAGAGtggaaacaaaaaaagttaatatccaaaatcctAATTCTTGTTTCAGCCACTGGAAGATAAATATTCACCTTTACAGGTTGGAAGATTAGGGGACCATCCAAAGTCGTAACACTGAACTGAATCTGGCCCAACTCTTTTAAGTCTTTGTCTGCAGAAGAATTTCAACACATCTCcgactttatatttttcttttttgggctgagtatttaagttattttctatttcaggaatcttgcattctttttctaaaaaaagagttaaaataatttaGTGAGAATATATAATTAATCATTgccaaagtatattttatatgtgtcGTATAAAAACGAGGTGCTGGGTACTGCTTATACAGAGGAGCAACAGAAAAATTTACGTTAGGTTTTGTATACCTTCTAAATTCATAAGGGACCCTGAGAATTATTAAGGCATTGAAGAGCAACATAGGTACcctgaaaatgtatttgtaaggTCAACTTGCTTATACTGGTTCTGATTTTATAActgacatttataaatataatgttaTTGTTTTGTACTCTCAAAACATAAAAGTATTccctcacatttaaaaaaaaaacaccttgatgCTACAATTTAAAGTTGCAGTCAAATAACAATTGGCAGTTTTGTTTAATGTAAATACAACTGGGGAATCAGAACACACACAAGGCATTTCTAACGTGTCTTAAAGAAACCAATAGTCGCGGAGGCGCTTCCCGAGTGTGACGCGTGGACTCCGCCCCCGGCCTCGCTGCCGCCTCCCTCGCTCCCTCAGCGCACGGAGCGCAGCCCAGCGTCCGGAGcggaggccgggggcggggcgacGCGGTGACGCGGCCCCGGGCGGCGAGCACCGGTGTATTTGGAGGCGGCTGTGTCGGGCCTGGGTGTCCGCCTCTCGCGCTCGCCGCCGCCTGCTCCTATGGGGTCTTTGCAAGGGGCTGATCCGCAGGCTGCTCATCTTCTTCGACCTGGCCTGGCGGCTGCGCGTCAACTTCCCCTCTACGTCTACATCGTGGCTTCCATGATGCTCAACGTCCGTCTGCAGGTTCATACTGAGATCCGTTCTGCTGACTGGCAAAGGCGTGTCGTCAGGCTACCACACCACAGAACACGCAGCATGAGGGACAGAGTAGGGGCTCTGGGCGGCTACCTCGGGAAGgtgaagggggcaggggaggactCAGACAAGCTATGTGGCCTTGAAGGAGCACAGGGGGAGCGCCCGTGCCCGAACTCCTGGATGCATACGCCCTGCGGTTCAAGTAGATGGAAATTCACAAAATGAGTTATCAACGGAAGTGAAGAATGCTGAAGTCAACCTCTCGCTTCACAATGGCAACAAAGCGCTTCCATGTTTGAAAGAATCATTAAGAAGTTCAGCTTCCGCAGGGGCCTAAAGCAAGACTGTGGAtctgtcctgtgctcctacaggaGAGCATCGTGCTGGGGTCtcctgtggtggtggtggtggctctGGTGAGGGGCTGGCCGGGAGGAGGGCCCAGGGCCAGCGACAGCACACAGGATGGTGCCACAAAGGAGAACCTTGGGGGTCAGGACTACCGTGCCTTCAGAAACGGCCAGAAATGGGGATTTCTGAGGAGGAAGCACCAAATGCTCTTCTAGAAGGGCGAGGCTCTGAGTGGGAAAGGTCTGGCCTGCATCTCCTCCTATCTACACTGCTCCATGCATGCCCCGAAGCATTCCTGAACGATGAGACAGAATGTGTTTTCCTTGGCCATTCAAAGCCTGCATTTTCAGAGCAAACAGAATCCAAGAAAACGCTTTCACAGGTACAAAGTACCTCAACTGATCTGCAGATAACACTGGGGTTACTGGCTCTACCAGCTTTGGAAGGAGCAAATCCTGTATGCCATAGTTAAGGTACAAGCAGAACAACAAAAAGAGTGAGATTGATTTCGACAGCTgtcttagaggggcgcctgggtagctcagtcagtcaggcggccaacttcggctcaggtcatgatctcgggttggAGACCCTCGTtgtgccctgtgctggcagctcggagcctggagcccgcttcagatactgtgtctccctctctctctccccctcctctgcttgctgtttctttctcaaataataaacattaaaaaaataataataaataaaaatttaaaaaagctgtCTTAGAATGAGTTCTTTCACACTGAGACTGGATGCCTGTTAACAGGGCAGCAGTGAAGTTCCTGCCTCAGTTGGTGTGATCAAAGGAAGTGGAAGTGAAACTCCTGGGAGGCTGGTTGATGACGGAGGGGATTTTTGAGCATGCTTTAAATGGTGCTCAGAAGACATTCAGTATTGGGCTACCACTTCAAAGAGAGCATTAATACATCCTGTATCAATATCAGGTTAGAACGTGAAGATTTAACAAAATTCTTTATGGATCTTCAGCACTCATTGCCAAGGGCTACTGTCCCAGATGCCATCTCCTCAGGCCATCTGCTGGAAGTGGCCACTTGTACCAGTCAGCCTCTCCATAGTTGACAGTTAGCTGTCCCCATTTCTGCATTCTGTAGAATAATTTTGGTCTGCAGAACaatttgatttctttcctcaCATCCCCTCTCCTTCCACTTGAAACCCAATTTAAATGGAGGCCCCACAGTGAAAGCTGAAATATTAAATGTACTTTTAGTATAATCCTTTCTCACACTGGGAGCCCTACCAGTGTTGCCTGAAATAAAAGCAAGCTTGAGACTTCTCTGCTGCAGCTCAGCTGGGGAGAGATGGATTTAGCGTTTCCCTCACGGGAAGGTTCCAGTTCCTAGGAGTGGAGGTATCTCGTatactaacatttttttctgaggtAATGCCTCTGGTTGTTGATAACTTTGATAAAGATCACTTGAGAGCATGGAGTTTTTAAGGAGTCCCAAAGAGAGACTTCACCGTTTTCGGGGCTTATTGACTGCCTGTATCCATTTGTGTGCTACAATTGCTATGCCATGTGCTGTTTTAGTGTTTTgggaaagtgaaaaattaaaactttttacttagcataataaacGTCTTATTTTAAGTGcataaaaaaaactattaaaatagcTTAATTAAACACTGTTGTAAATTATATTAGTAaggaaattaaactaaaaataaaacaaaataaagaactatgttcggggtgcctgggtggctcggtcggttaagcgtccgacttcggctcaggtcatgatctcacggtccgtgagttcgagccccgcgtcgggctctgtgctgacagctcagagcctggagcctgcttccgattctgtgtctccctctctctctgaccctaccccttcatgctctgtctctctctgtctcaaaaataaataaacgttaaaaaaaaattttttttaaaaaaagaactatgttcAAGGCCACATAGCCAGGCATATTCTGGGAGTTCTGAACATTTACataatatacaattattattattaaacctATAATTTTTACTATCTATTAAATTGTTGATTATTCTGATTCAAATTAGGAATGTCTAAAATCATCCCTTCAAATTTGTCAAGTCTGTGGCATTTGTGGCATTCGTGACATTCCcgagtattatttaaaaatgcatttttcttatttggaaTCCTCCTATCTTGctaattcatttataaattaactggaatttgaatattataattatatttttaaaaaaaccaatccTTTGAAATATTAGAAcctttgtaaatattaaaacattttatagatgaggaagagTGAATGAAGCTGCAAATAAGTGTGGTTATTGCCCTAAGATACATGTTTAGCCAGCTGATGGAATTGGAATTTGCTAGAACCCCGCCAGGCTGACTCCACTTGACTCACTTAGACTTCCTCATCCTtcaatcattttcttctctccacatctaggagaacattcactccaaaatgttttcttctcccaATTCTCTGGGTCCTCCTTTTCCTATCTTCTCTGCCATCTATTATCCTCCACGTGACACCTAAACGTTGGAATGCTTCATGGCTCAGTCTTgagctctcttctctttttattctgtattcttttccAATTTCATATCCTCATTTATGCAGTAACAattccaaatatgtatttcttggcTAGACCCACATAGTCAACTCTGTAGTTTACATATCCAAATTTGATTGTCCATGGGCAGCTCAACCATAATGTGCTCAAGTCAAAAGTTGGGATGTTCCTCCCAAAGCGCTCTTCTGTCAGCACCACCTTACAAAAAGGCACTGCCATTTACATGTTTGCTTATGAAAAAAAGGCAGTGAGTCCCTTCATTATTACTCTCTCTTACATCCAATATTTAGTAACATCACCTGTGTTTTCTACCAACAACATAGATTTTGAATGTGTTCTGCTTTACATCTCATCACCCATCATCCTATCCCAATCCCCATACTTGTTCATGCTGCATAAACTCCCGAATCTTCTCCTGCCCACCACAATCACAGCAtgtggggaaaacaaaaaaacaaaaaaacaaaaaaaccttttcaaaaatctaaatgattgtatttcttcctttaagaCTCCTTTGTAGCTTTTTATCAGTCATAAAACTAATCTAAATGCTGATATGCCTGGGAAATAACCTGGGTAATCTTTTCTTTGCCTCCTATCCAGGCTTAGTTCATAAAATTCTCCCACATCTTGAGTAGAATCTGCTCACCCTGATATTTCTCAAATATTGTTTTGTTATCAAAGTTTTGCACAGACTGTTCCCTTGGTGTGGAACATTCTATAGCCACTCAAATTTTCCACAGATTCAAGTCCTACTCCAAATCCTGGAAAATACTGGATTAGCAAACATGAAAGAGATTCATAGAATAGTCCACAGAACTTGTCCAAGTCAGAAAATAAAGAGCTTCTCTCAGGGCCTGCAGAAATTAACACTCAAGGCAGAAGGTGTGAAAGCAGAAACTCAGGAGCAAAATAGCTGAGGAAATTGTCAGAAACTATAATTTGGTTTTCTTATATCACACTCTAAAAGAACCcagttttaaataatatgaaaacttGCATTTAGAATAACAAACACAATTATTCTTTGTTTACAAACATACCATGTATATGGGCCATAGGAAACACTGTGTTATTGTCTTTGGGCTTTCAAACACCCTCTTCTCCCAGTTTACATTAAATCAGAAgaagacaccttgattttaatcATACTCCTTAAAAATGACTTCAAATAATGCAAGTTTGTTCAAAAtggaaatctattttcttttaacatttttatttgtttttgagagagagagagacagagtgtgagtgggaggggtggagagagagagtgagacacagaatctgaagcaggcttcaggctctgaactgtcagcatagagccccacatggggcttgaacccgagaactgcgagatcatgacctgagccaaaatctgaggttcaacccactgagccacccaggtgcccccaaaaatgactttaaataatGCAAATTTGTTCAAATTGGGATATCTTAAACAcgttttgttaattttgttaatcctgaaaaaaaatacctggaaaaaTGGTACTTACCATAACATATTGGTTTATGAGACCAACCATCGTTACCACACACTATTGAACCTGCGCGCCCGTCTTGGCTTTCGTATCCATCGTGGCATTCATAGTCCAACTTGTCATTGAGTTTAAACCACGTGACATTGCTTTTGGCTTTGGCATTCTCAAATGCTGGCATGTCACAAGATTCTAATGCATAACAGAATTGAAGATTTCAATTCTAATGTTATTTAATGGACGATGTAATTAAGTCTCATCCCAAGGAAGTAAAAAAAGCTTTATCAATTAGTATGTGCTAGTAAATTcagtattatattaaaataatctaaGAATACAAGTGATAAATCATTGCCCTGAAAGTTACTCAAAATGAAAAACCATGTTTCTACATAGCAGTTTCCTTATTGCTTAAATATTCAGGAAGTTTGTCAAAGAACACTTTCCTCTGTcaattataattttgtgtttatgCCATGCTTATAATAAAATAGGGTACTACAGATGCATCATACTTTTCTAGCAAAACAGAATATGTTTTTGTGACTTAAAACGTCAAACTCATTAGCAGTGTGGCAAGTATGCCAGAGAAAAATGGATTAGTTGAATAGGATTggttttcaaaaatgcaaataaatttttaaacattctataaAACTCTACTTTAAAACATAATAGTTTCTAAAACTcacatgttcattttctttcccaaatattTCACTAAAGGCTGTATATTCTTTTAAACTTACCAAGATTTAATGGAGGGATAActctaatttttataattagttataagaaagtaaaatgttaaaagtttcaATTATTGCTAATAGGATGGtgatattcaaataattttatactgTGTTATGTAACCAGCTAccttaaagctttaaaaaacaaagcaaaactgtaccagtgaaaagagacagagagagagagagagagagagacagagagagattctCTTCCATAATAAGTGTTATAATGGATAGCTAATTACAATTGAgtgtaaaatgagtttggtatGGGAGccacttttatcattttttctgtAGCTAGTGCTCATAGTAAccaaggaaactgaaaaaaaaataaggaaatggaaacagtAGAAATGGATATTCAAATATCCACTTCACTTAAAGTGAATATGCTAAATATCAGTTCAAAAATATCACTGCGTAGCTTTGGAGTATAAGATAAACTGAGGAAACTGTTCATAGAAAAATCTTCATAAACATCTAGGGACAGTGAAATCTTTCAACACAGCTGAATTTGGTGCTATCTAGAAGCATTTCTGTCTCTACTAATCAGATGTTTATGATTTTCTAAGGGAGCTGTTTTAGAAGTGGACTTACCCTGGATTGTCAAACATAAATTCTACAGGTTCAATTAAAATTCTATACTATGGACCCAGATTTTCACTTACAAACATAATATTATGTCTAGCAACAAAGATTCTGACATCAAAACCTTATCacctaaaaacaggaaaaataggcACAAAGGTTGGTGTCAgccagaagaaataaatgagtttCCAGAATACACATAAGGCTCCCTAACCAGTTTCCAAATCacaggatttaaaagaaaaaatgtttaaattgtatttattttcaaaggagagagagacagagcatgagcaggggaggggcagagagagggggagacacagaatctgaagcagg
Above is a window of Neofelis nebulosa isolate mNeoNeb1 chromosome 15, mNeoNeb1.pri, whole genome shotgun sequence DNA encoding:
- the FAM220A gene encoding LOW QUALITY PROTEIN: protein FAM220A (The sequence of the model RefSeq protein was modified relative to this genomic sequence to represent the inferred CDS: inserted 3 bases in 2 codons; deleted 1 base in 1 codon; substituted 1 base at 1 genomic stop codon), which codes for MGSLQGADPQAAHLLRPGLAAARQLPLYVYIVASMMLNVRLQVHTEIRSADWQRRVVRLPHHRTRSMRDRVGALGGYLGKVKGAGEDSDKLCGLEGAQGERPCPNSWMHTPCVQVDGNSQNELSTEVKNAEVNLSLHNGNKALPCLKESLRSSASAGAXSKTVDLSCAPTGEHRAGVSCGGGGGSGXRGWPGGGPRASDXHTGWCHKGEPWGSGLPCLQKRPEMGISEEEAPNALLEGRGSEWERSGLHLLLSTLLHACPEAFLNDETECVFLGHSKPAFSEQTESKKTLSQVQSTSTDLQITLGLLALPALEGANPVCHS